The Methylorubrum populi genome contains a region encoding:
- a CDS encoding alpha-D-glucose phosphate-specific phosphoglucomutase, with translation MASKRVPTSPYPDQKPGTSGLRKKVPVFRQPHYVQNFVQAIVDCIPEHKGATLVVGGDGRFYNEEVVQIALKIAAANGFGRVLVGQGGLLSTPAASCVIRKHRAVGGIVLSASHNPGGPQGDFGIKYNGGNGGPAPESVTAAIFERTKAIGEYRISDAPDLDLGRIGTTEIDGMTVEVIDPVADYAALMRELFDFEALSKMFASGFRMRFDALSAVTGPYAKAILEGALGAAPGTVVNGEPKPDFGGHHPDPNPVHAHALFDLMQGPDAPDFGAASDGDGDRNMIVAPGLFVTPSDSLALLAAHAHRAPGYAGGLAGVARSMPTSRAVDRVAASLGIEAFETPTGWKFFGNLLDAGRITLCGEESAGTGSNHVREKDGLWAVLLWLNILAATAKPARDLVREHWGRYGRDYYTRHDYEEIDAAAAKRLMDGLRAKVDSLPGGKVGGLTVKAADDFRYVDPVDGSVTEAQGVRVIFEEDARIVYRLSGTGTAGATLRVYIERYESAPDRLELPVADVLGPVVAVARELADIAALTGRAEPSVVT, from the coding sequence ATGGCGTCGAAACGGGTGCCGACCAGCCCTTATCCGGACCAGAAGCCCGGCACCTCGGGCCTGCGCAAGAAGGTGCCCGTCTTCCGGCAGCCGCACTACGTCCAGAACTTCGTGCAGGCGATCGTCGACTGCATCCCCGAGCACAAGGGCGCGACCCTGGTCGTCGGCGGCGACGGCCGCTTCTACAACGAGGAGGTGGTGCAGATCGCCCTGAAGATCGCCGCCGCCAACGGGTTCGGCAGGGTGTTGGTGGGGCAGGGCGGCCTGCTCTCGACGCCGGCCGCCTCCTGCGTCATCCGCAAGCACCGGGCGGTCGGCGGCATCGTGCTCTCGGCCAGCCACAATCCGGGCGGGCCGCAGGGCGATTTCGGCATCAAGTACAACGGCGGCAACGGCGGCCCGGCGCCGGAGAGCGTCACGGCGGCGATCTTCGAGCGCACCAAGGCGATCGGCGAGTACCGCATCTCCGACGCGCCCGATCTCGACCTCGGCCGGATCGGCACCACCGAGATCGACGGGATGACGGTCGAGGTGATCGATCCGGTCGCCGACTACGCCGCGCTGATGCGCGAACTGTTCGACTTCGAGGCCCTGTCGAAGATGTTCGCCTCCGGCTTCCGGATGCGCTTCGACGCGCTCTCGGCGGTGACCGGCCCCTATGCCAAGGCGATCCTCGAAGGCGCGCTCGGCGCGGCGCCCGGCACCGTCGTCAACGGCGAGCCGAAGCCGGATTTCGGCGGCCACCATCCCGATCCGAATCCGGTCCACGCCCACGCGCTCTTCGACCTGATGCAGGGGCCGGACGCGCCGGATTTCGGCGCGGCCTCGGATGGCGACGGCGACCGCAACATGATCGTGGCGCCCGGCCTGTTCGTCACCCCGAGCGACAGCCTCGCGCTGCTGGCCGCCCACGCCCACCGGGCGCCGGGTTATGCCGGAGGGCTCGCGGGCGTCGCCCGCTCGATGCCGACGAGCCGGGCGGTCGATCGCGTCGCGGCCTCCCTCGGCATCGAGGCGTTCGAGACGCCGACCGGCTGGAAGTTCTTCGGCAACCTGCTGGATGCCGGCCGCATCACCCTGTGCGGCGAGGAGAGCGCCGGCACCGGCTCGAACCACGTGCGCGAGAAGGACGGGCTGTGGGCGGTGCTGCTCTGGCTCAACATCCTCGCGGCCACGGCCAAGCCGGCCCGGGATCTGGTGCGCGAGCACTGGGGGCGATACGGGCGCGACTACTACACCCGCCACGACTACGAGGAGATCGATGCCGCCGCCGCCAAGCGGCTGATGGATGGCCTGCGCGCCAAGGTCGACTCCCTGCCGGGCGGCAAAGTCGGCGGCCTCACGGTGAAGGCGGCGGACGATTTCCGCTACGTCGATCCCGTCGACGGCTCGGTCACCGAGGCGCAGGGCGTGCGTGTCATCTTCGAGGAGGATGCGCGCATCGTCTACCGCCTTTCGGGCACCGGCACCGCCGGCGCGACCCTGCGGGTCTATATCGAGCGCTACGAATCCGCGCCCGACCGGCTGGAGCTGCCGGTGGCCGACGTCCTCGGCCCGGTGGTCGCCGTGGCGCGGGAACTGGCCGACATCGCGGCGCTGACCGGCCGCGCGGAGCCGAGCGTCGTGACGTGA
- the lgt gene encoding prolipoprotein diacylglyceryl transferase, giving the protein MPPLLALPFPAIDPVAVSIGPVEIKWYALSYIAGLIGGWFYARRLAAADSLWGVVRRPTLADIDDLIVWVALGVVLGGRIGYVLFYNLPLYLDHPMEILAIRNGGMSFHGGFLGAILALLLFARARSLNGYTMLDLAAVVVPIGLFFGRIANFVNGELWGRPAPDFPYAIVFPTGGDVPRYPSQLFEAGTEGLLLFIVMALAVRRFGFRKPGLLGGIFVLGYALTRTFCEFFREPDRQLGFLFGQDVNALGGGVTMGMLLCVPMALVGLVYIVLAARGVTRPRPKGPEIQAEAGQI; this is encoded by the coding sequence ATGCCGCCGCTTCTCGCCCTGCCCTTCCCGGCCATCGATCCGGTCGCGGTCTCGATCGGACCGGTCGAGATCAAGTGGTACGCGCTGTCCTACATCGCCGGGCTGATCGGCGGCTGGTTCTACGCCCGCCGGCTGGCCGCGGCCGATTCCCTCTGGGGCGTGGTCAGGCGTCCGACGCTCGCCGACATCGACGACCTGATCGTCTGGGTGGCGCTCGGCGTCGTGCTCGGCGGGCGCATCGGCTACGTGCTGTTCTACAACCTGCCGCTCTACCTCGATCACCCGATGGAGATCCTGGCGATCCGCAACGGCGGCATGTCGTTCCACGGCGGCTTCCTCGGCGCGATCCTGGCGCTGCTGCTGTTCGCCCGCGCGCGGAGCCTCAACGGCTACACCATGCTCGACCTCGCCGCGGTGGTGGTGCCGATCGGCCTGTTCTTCGGGCGCATCGCCAATTTCGTGAACGGCGAGCTGTGGGGCCGACCCGCGCCCGACTTTCCCTACGCCATCGTGTTCCCGACCGGGGGCGACGTGCCGCGCTATCCCAGCCAGTTGTTCGAGGCGGGCACGGAAGGGCTCCTGCTCTTCATCGTCATGGCTCTCGCCGTGCGGCGCTTCGGCTTCCGCAAGCCGGGCCTGCTCGGCGGCATCTTCGTGCTCGGCTACGCGCTGACGCGCACCTTCTGCGAGTTCTTCCGCGAGCCGGACCGGCAGCTCGGCTTTCTGTTCGGCCAGGACGTGAACGCGCTGGGCGGCGGCGTCACCATGGGCATGCTGCTCTGCGTGCCGATGGCGTTGGTCGGGCTCGTCTACATCGTGCTCGCCGCCCGCGGGGTGACGCGGCCACGGCCGAAAGGGCCGGAAATCCAGGCCGAAGCCGGGCAGATCTGA